The following proteins come from a genomic window of Methanocella conradii HZ254:
- a CDS encoding Vgb family protein, translated as MRSRSPGLVALAMMALLVLPVVPQAAAQSPPTIEEYSLPNGTASIDVMCIDSQGDVWLAQSYPPILYRFDATAKAFERHEIPVKGEALFKGMSAEGSEYIWLADQSGQQIICYDVARDKFHYFTLPVKLNPSDVISDGTYLWVGCNMELARISIEEANTTPMRDYWVDKYFANIVDIERDRTGNIWFVEYSSNKVGGYDRMVDQSDPDNAIKLFPIPTPDSAPTCLDIDSQGRLWFIESGPGKLGMFDTSMNTFKELDMPVLDGLKASPKRLAVDGDDCVWLTDLPNNRIIKYYPSKGVFVPISLNGSRVYPTFIDVDGDKVWVLESGARCLALVRADPLYGFVATPTPSPASTPVATPIVSPTPKPAPGLGLLAAIAALMIAKKSP; from the coding sequence ATGCGTTCACGCTCTCCGGGGCTTGTGGCGTTGGCCATGATGGCCCTGCTCGTCTTGCCCGTCGTACCCCAGGCTGCGGCCCAGAGCCCGCCCACCATAGAGGAGTATAGCCTCCCTAATGGCACCGCATCAATAGACGTCATGTGCATTGATAGCCAGGGCGACGTGTGGCTCGCCCAGAGCTACCCTCCCATCCTCTACAGGTTCGACGCCACGGCCAAAGCGTTCGAAAGGCACGAGATACCCGTCAAGGGGGAGGCTCTTTTCAAGGGCATGAGCGCGGAGGGCAGCGAGTACATATGGCTCGCAGACCAGTCGGGACAGCAGATAATATGCTATGACGTCGCCAGGGACAAGTTCCATTATTTTACTCTCCCCGTAAAGCTGAACCCCTCGGACGTGATATCCGATGGAACCTATCTCTGGGTTGGCTGTAACATGGAATTGGCGAGGATTTCCATCGAAGAGGCCAATACCACCCCCATGCGCGACTACTGGGTTGATAAGTACTTCGCGAACATCGTGGACATCGAGAGAGACCGAACGGGGAATATCTGGTTTGTCGAGTATTCGAGCAATAAGGTGGGCGGCTATGACAGGATGGTCGACCAGTCCGACCCGGATAATGCAATTAAGCTATTTCCCATCCCGACGCCCGACTCCGCCCCGACGTGCCTGGATATAGACTCGCAGGGCCGGCTCTGGTTCATCGAGAGCGGGCCCGGTAAGCTGGGGATGTTTGACACAAGCATGAATACATTTAAAGAACTTGACATGCCCGTGCTGGACGGATTAAAAGCATCCCCGAAGCGCCTGGCGGTCGATGGCGACGATTGCGTGTGGCTCACCGACCTGCCAAACAACCGAATCATAAAATACTACCCGTCGAAGGGCGTCTTCGTGCCCATAAGCTTGAACGGGAGCAGGGTTTACCCCACGTTTATCGACGTTGACGGCGATAAAGTATGGGTGCTTGAGAGCGGTGCCAGGTGCCTTGCGCTGGTCCGTGCCGACCCTCTTTATGGCTTCGTCGCCACTCCTACGCCCTCTCCTGCCTCCACGCCCGTGGCGACCCCTATCGTAAGCCCAACGCCTAAGCCTGCGCCAGGCCTCGGCCTGCTAGCAGCCATCGCCGCCCTAATGATAGCAAAAAAAAGCCCGTAG
- a CDS encoding 6-phosphofructokinase — protein sequence MIKRIGILTGGGDCPGLNAVIRAVVYKASEYGWEVLGVRYGWKGMLDGDAVPLTKADVKDILPLGGTILKTSRTNPYKVEAGEVKVLENAKRMSLDCLVAVGGEDTLGVAYKLTKAGLKCVGVPKTIDNDLGATDYTFGYQTAVQIATDAMDRLHTTAKSHDRVLVCEVMGRHAGWMTTDAGMAANAHWIFIPEEKGSVEECCKMLRERYARGERYGIIAVAEGAEFSDLDVKLASQTTDAFGHVRLGGIAETLAKEIEKRTGFETRHVVLGHTQRGGSPIAYDRILATRLGYKAVEMIKNGQFGMMSSLRGEKIEAVPIEEAVKALKTVPRQYFEVARTFFG from the coding sequence ATGATTAAGAGGATAGGCATCCTTACGGGCGGCGGAGACTGCCCGGGGCTGAACGCGGTCATAAGGGCCGTGGTGTATAAGGCGAGCGAGTATGGGTGGGAGGTGCTTGGCGTAAGGTATGGCTGGAAGGGGATGCTTGATGGGGACGCCGTTCCTCTCACGAAGGCCGACGTTAAGGATATTCTCCCGCTGGGCGGGACCATCCTGAAGACCTCCCGGACGAACCCATATAAAGTCGAGGCCGGAGAAGTGAAGGTCCTCGAGAACGCTAAAAGGATGAGCCTGGACTGCCTGGTGGCGGTGGGCGGCGAGGACACGCTGGGAGTGGCCTATAAGCTTACTAAGGCGGGCCTAAAGTGCGTCGGCGTGCCCAAGACCATAGACAACGACCTCGGGGCCACCGACTATACCTTTGGGTATCAGACTGCCGTGCAAATAGCTACCGACGCCATGGACAGGCTGCACACCACGGCGAAGAGCCACGACAGGGTGCTCGTTTGTGAGGTCATGGGCCGCCACGCTGGCTGGATGACCACTGACGCGGGCATGGCGGCGAACGCCCACTGGATATTCATACCCGAGGAGAAGGGCAGCGTGGAGGAGTGCTGTAAGATGCTCAGGGAACGGTATGCGAGGGGCGAGAGGTACGGCATCATAGCCGTGGCGGAGGGGGCGGAGTTCAGCGACCTGGACGTAAAGCTCGCCTCGCAGACCACAGACGCCTTCGGGCACGTGAGGTTGGGCGGCATTGCCGAGACGCTGGCCAAAGAGATCGAGAAGCGCACGGGCTTTGAGACGAGGCACGTAGTGCTGGGGCATACCCAGAGGGGTGGCTCGCCCATCGCCTACGACCGCATCCTGGCCACCAGGCTGGGCTATAAGGCCGTCGAGATGATAAAAAACGGGCAGTTTGGCATGATGTCGAGCCTGCGAGGAGAAAAGATCGAGGCCGTGCCCATCGAGGAGGCCGTGAAGGCCCTTAAAACCGTGCCCCGCCAGTACTTTGAGGTCGCCAGGACGTTTTTCGGGTGA
- a CDS encoding class II fructose-bisphosphate aldolase translates to MIFSTLKEVLDRARDGKYAVGAFNINNMEIAKAIGGAAKEERSPVILATSPSAIKYAGIEYIYEIARVTAAKSGVPTVLHLDHGTTFEDCVKCIRHGWSSVMFDGSKLPLEENIRQTAEIVRIAHAAGVSVEAELGRLAGVEGHVSVAERDAIFTNPDEAKLFVERTGVDALAVAIGTSHGAYKFKGEAVLDFERLEKIERLVNIPIVLHGASGVPKDVLEKAAKYGARLPGAAGVPDEAIRKAISLGVAKINIDTDIRLAMTAAIRQVLAEHPEEFDPRKIMGPAEDAMKAVAKGKMQLFGSSGRA, encoded by the coding sequence ATGATATTTTCAACTTTGAAAGAGGTTTTGGATAGGGCCAGGGACGGCAAGTACGCCGTCGGGGCTTTTAACATAAACAACATGGAGATAGCGAAGGCGATCGGCGGCGCTGCAAAGGAGGAGAGGTCCCCGGTTATACTGGCGACCTCGCCCAGCGCAATAAAGTACGCAGGGATAGAGTATATTTATGAGATTGCGCGGGTTACGGCGGCAAAGTCTGGCGTGCCAACCGTGCTTCACCTCGACCACGGGACGACATTTGAGGATTGCGTTAAGTGTATCCGCCATGGATGGTCGTCGGTGATGTTTGATGGCTCTAAGCTTCCGCTGGAGGAGAACATAAGGCAGACCGCCGAGATAGTGAGGATAGCCCATGCGGCGGGAGTATCGGTGGAGGCCGAGCTGGGGAGGCTCGCAGGGGTGGAGGGGCACGTCTCGGTCGCGGAAAGGGATGCCATCTTTACGAACCCGGACGAGGCGAAGCTGTTCGTGGAGAGGACGGGCGTGGACGCCCTCGCCGTGGCAATCGGGACCTCTCATGGGGCCTACAAGTTCAAGGGGGAGGCTGTGCTAGATTTTGAAAGGCTGGAGAAGATTGAGAGGCTTGTTAATATTCCAATCGTCTTGCACGGGGCTTCGGGCGTCCCGAAGGATGTTTTGGAGAAGGCGGCAAAGTACGGCGCAAGGCTGCCCGGAGCCGCGGGAGTGCCCGATGAGGCGATAAGGAAGGCGATAAGCCTGGGGGTCGCCAAGATTAACATCGATACGGATATAAGGCTGGCCATGACGGCGGCGATAAGGCAGGTGCTAGCTGAGCACCCGGAGGAGTTCGACCCCAGAAAGATAATGGGGCCGGCGGAGGACGCCATGAAGGCGGTGGCGAAGGGTAAGATGCAATTGTTCGGAAGCTCTGGGAGGGCTTAG
- a CDS encoding class I SAM-dependent methyltransferase — protein MGKNNSKLFNKNRGIPIPSNPLETVLKDKLTPDELKALPRGWQILGEVILVHIPPALQGKKALVADGLLRLYPRCRTVLETLRIAGEYRQPMVEKLAGDRTETLHKENYVVYKLDAARIMFSQGNFYERRRMGTVGKSERVVDMFAGIGYFTLPMAVHSRPEKIVAIELNPLSYHYLCENIALNKVEGIVEPILGDCREKTPVGWADRVIMGYVGRTHEYLPWGIRALKPGGILHYHETTPDRLVFERPIQNVKEAAKEQGRSAEILNTIKVKKYSPGVWHVVIDARLS, from the coding sequence GTGGGGAAGAATAACTCTAAGCTTTTTAATAAAAACCGGGGCATCCCTATACCTTCTAATCCTCTGGAGACGGTGCTGAAGGATAAGCTCACGCCAGATGAGCTTAAGGCGTTGCCGAGGGGCTGGCAAATCTTAGGGGAGGTCATACTCGTGCATATACCTCCTGCCTTGCAGGGCAAGAAGGCGCTGGTCGCCGATGGGCTTTTAAGGCTGTACCCGCGTTGCAGGACAGTGCTCGAGACGCTGCGAATAGCGGGCGAGTACCGCCAGCCCATGGTCGAAAAGCTGGCCGGCGACCGGACTGAGACTCTGCATAAGGAGAACTACGTGGTGTATAAGCTGGACGCCGCCAGAATCATGTTTTCGCAGGGCAACTTCTATGAGCGGCGCCGGATGGGGACAGTTGGGAAGAGCGAGCGAGTGGTGGACATGTTCGCCGGCATAGGCTATTTTACGTTGCCCATGGCCGTCCACTCCAGGCCCGAGAAAATCGTGGCCATTGAGCTTAACCCCCTTTCATACCACTATCTTTGCGAGAACATCGCCTTGAACAAGGTTGAGGGCATCGTCGAGCCCATTTTGGGCGATTGCCGAGAGAAGACCCCTGTTGGTTGGGCGGACCGGGTCATCATGGGCTACGTGGGTAGGACTCATGAGTATCTGCCGTGGGGTATCAGGGCCTTAAAGCCCGGCGGCATCCTTCATTACCACGAGACCACTCCGGATAGGCTCGTGTTTGAGCGGCCCATCCAGAATGTCAAGGAAGCAGCGAAAGAACAGGGCCGGAGCGCCGAGATATTAAATACAATTAAAGTGAAAAAGTACTCGCCCGGCGTATGGCACGTAGTCATCGACGCCCGCCTCTCCTGA